A single region of the Coregonus clupeaformis isolate EN_2021a chromosome 16, ASM2061545v1, whole genome shotgun sequence genome encodes:
- the LOC121584680 gene encoding natterin-3 yields the protein MRLTFLVVLGVLQLCRPVFLSDPLLYTSQLEEGQDAPSKPWLNPLLEDVVPDLDIHSPSTLTETSDLEPQFPDSLFMYGENANLKWVKWEQSLPNGAVGIYNGYTERHDYICKVNCEAGFYTASKGSFCQYPYADKEHSSSKFEVLVNVDNFEFVEWIEEEYGAVPQHSVKTCQGVEIYVGKNKYGLGKVVTQHKAFFLPWEGDEYWYKRYQVLAINRDAYSQHISHVEYAIDQIELFNHPPETMQFVRVTNLECSSVEKKVLLEKTSTVEKTWDIGRESRNSSTTMTAKVPIISPGTVDFTKEQTVSFSEGTTMVESISHSISVELLVPPNHSCAVRMEGRKMTADIPFTGRLSRTYHNGDTHWTTIIGTYDGVRVGEINAVVERCQPVPDAIPCYPIETDY from the exons ATGAGGCTGACTTTCCTGGTCGTTCTGGGAGTGCTGCAACTCTGCAGGCCAGTCTTCCTCTCAGACCCCCTGCTCTACACCTCTCAGCTGGAGGAGGGGCAGGATGCACCTAGCA AGCCCTGGCTCAACCCTCTGCTGGAAGATGTGGTCCCTGATCTGGACATCCACAGTCCATCCACACTGACAGAGACCTCAGATCTAGAGCCCCAGTTCCCAGACTCCCTGTTTATGTATGGGGAGAACGCCAACCTTAAATGGGTAAAATGGGAACAGTCCCTCCCTAATGGTGCTGTGGGCATCTACAACGGTTACACCGAACGACATGACTACATCTGCAAAGTCAACTGCGAAGCCGGCTTCTACACCGCAAGCAAAGGCAGTTTCTGCCAGTACCCCTATGCTGACAAGGAGCATTCATCCTCCAAGTTCGAAGTCCTGGTCAATGTGGACAACTTTGAGTTTGTGGAGTGGATCGAGGAGGAATATGGTGCTGTCCCCCAACATTCTGTCAAGACCTGCCAAGGCGTTGAGATATACGTCGGCAAGAACAAATACGGTCTGGGAAAGGTTGTGACCCAACATAAAGCCTTCTTCTTGCCTTGGGAGGGCGATGAGTACTGGTACAAGAGGTACCAGGTCCTGGCCATCAACAGGGACGCCTACAGCCAGCACATCTCTCACGTGGAGTATGCCATCGACCAGATCGAGCTGTTCAACCACCCTCCTGAGACCATGCAGTTTGTCAGGGTCACCAACCTGGAGTGCAGCAGTGTGGAGAAGAAGGTCTTGCTGGAGAAGACCAGCACTGTGGAGAAGACCTGGGACATTGGCAGGGAGAGCCGCAACAGCTCCACCACCATGACGGCCAAGGTGCCCATTATCAGCCCAGGCACCGTGGACTTCACCAAGGAGCAGACGGTGAGCTTCTCAGAGGGAACCACCATGGTGGAGTCTATCAGCCACTCCATCTCTGTGGAGCTGCTGGTCCCTCCCAACCACTCCTGTGCCGTGCGGATGGAGGGCAGGAAGATGACCGCCGACATCCCCTTCACGGGTAGGCTGAGCCGGACCTACCATAACGGAGACACCCACTGGACCACCATCATAGGCACTTATGATGGTGTGAGGGTGGGGGAGATCAATGCTGTGGTGGAGAGATGCCAGCCTGTCCCTGATGCCATACCCTGCTACCCCATTGAGACAGACTACTGA